From a region of the Nerophis lumbriciformis linkage group LG06, RoL_Nlum_v2.1, whole genome shotgun sequence genome:
- the cdc42se2 gene encoding CDC42 small effector protein 2 produces MTEFWVCFSCCIAEQPQPKRRRRIDRSMIGEPTNFVHTTHVGSGDMGLGLASVDLVQAQMKSKGGYVDGGSEGSQL; encoded by the exons ATGACTGAATTCTGGGTTTGTTTCAGCTGCTGTATCGCCGAGCAGCCGCAGCCT AAACGGCGGCGACGAATCGACCGCTCCATGATCGGCGAGCCAACAAACTTTGTACACACCACACACGTCGGCTCGGGCGACATGGGCCTGGGATTAGCCTCG GTGGACCTGGTTCAAGCCCAGATGAAGTCCAAAGGTGGATATGTAGACGGCGGCTCTGAAGGGTCACAATTATAA